The sequence TGATGTTATTACAGATAATTATGGTGATGCTGACATTATTAGAGCTTCGAAACATGCCTATTTGGTACAATACGACAATAAACGAGACAAATGGGCTCGATATTTAAATCAAAACACATTAATGAAATGCGAATATATCCGTATCTGACATTCTTTATTCCTGGTTACTATACTTTAAGGACACGACATTCTTCGACAAAAGGTGTCGTTAGGTTTATATTGACTTATTTCTTGCCCATATTCCTATTCTTAGTATGGAGAGAATACTCAATAGTAAATTTGTTGTTAGGTTTTCTGTTGGTTTATGTTTTATATGAGGTTGGATATATTGAGAACGATTGCGAGACGATAAAGAAGGAATCGAATCCTACGCTCCGTTTAAAATCCACAGAATATCAATTATATGAGAAGCATCGTATCAGTATTTATACAGGAAAGATTGTCGCTGCAGTATTAATTGCAGCCCTTTTGTATGTGCGTAGAGTGAATTTGCTGATATGTTTATTTTCATTCATATTAATTCCTTCTTATCTCGTTTACAACAGAATTAGATGCAAATGGAATTTAGTACTCCATGCCTGGTTGATGTTTGTAAGGTATTATGCACCAATTCTGATCTCGTTGGGTGTTTTTTTTAGCAAGGATGCCATTGCTATTCTATTCGTATATCCAGTCAGAGTTATGATAGAGTTAAGTGTAAAGGGTAAGTTTGGGGGATATGAAAATATAATCGTTAAGCGTTTCCTACTTCACGAATACTCGAATTTTCAGCAATACAGATTCAGATATTATAGCTTTACAACACTTTTTATGCTATTGTTGTTATGGATGAAAATAATTGATATGCCAATATTCTTTATATACTTTTATTATCTTATGTTTACCATCTTTTCAATGAGACTCCCGAATTGAGATGACGCAACATAGAGGAAATAGTCCCTTATACAACAAATATTAATTTAGATAGTTACGCATAATGGAACCAATTATTATTGCAGGACCTTGTGTTATAGAATCCAGTGATTGTCTTGACGAGGTCGCAAAGGAAATAGTCCGTATCAACAGAAAGTACGGTATAAACATAATTTTCAAGTCTTCTTTTGATAAGGCAAATAGAACTAGTATTAGTTCTTATCGTGGGCCTGGTATGGAAAAAGGTCTTATTATGTTGAATGATATTCGCGAGAAGTATGGCCTGAAGCTCCTCACAGATATTCATGAGTCATATCAAGCTGCTCCAGCTGGAGAAGTTGTAGATGTGTTGCAGATACCAGCCTTCTTATGTCGACAAACAGATTTGCTAGTTGCTGCAGCCAACACAGGAAAAGTGGTAAATATTAAGAAAGCCCAGTTCTTGAGTGGTATGGATATGGAATATCCCGTACAGAAAGTACGCGAGAGTGGTAACGATAGAGTTTGGCTCACTGAGCGTGGTAATATGTATGGATACAATAACCTCGCGGTGGATTTCCGTAATATTGCCGATATGAAGAAGTTTACTGATACTGTTATCATGGATTGCACTCACTCTGTGCAACGACCAGGTGCTGCTGGCGGAAAAACTGGAGGCAATAGAGAGTTTGTGCCAGCTATGGCTCTGGCAGCAAAAGCTTTTGGTGCTACAGGTTTCTTTTTCGAAATTCATCCTGACCCAGATAACGCATTGAGCGATGGTCCCAACATGGTGGCATTAAAGGATTTTGAATC is a genomic window of Xylanibacter ruminicola 23 containing:
- the kdsA gene encoding 3-deoxy-8-phosphooctulonate synthase — protein: MEPIIIAGPCVIESSDCLDEVAKEIVRINRKYGINIIFKSSFDKANRTSISSYRGPGMEKGLIMLNDIREKYGLKLLTDIHESYQAAPAGEVVDVLQIPAFLCRQTDLLVAAANTGKVVNIKKAQFLSGMDMEYPVQKVRESGNDRVWLTERGNMYGYNNLAVDFRNIADMKKFTDTVIMDCTHSVQRPGAAGGKTGGNREFVPAMALAAKAFGATGFFFEIHPDPDNALSDGPNMVALKDFESIVKSLID